From Nicotiana tabacum cultivar K326 chromosome 22, ASM71507v2, whole genome shotgun sequence, one genomic window encodes:
- the LOC107809236 gene encoding beta-glucuronosyltransferase GlcAT14B isoform X2 yields the protein MKKLKSFYKKLKHPPIMESKWIYPLAIASIVSIFIVFLTTLISPNGTPLIPLSIFVESKLQSLPISDASPPPRFAYLISGSAGDGGMLKRTLQALYHPNNHYVVHLDAESSAEERLDLHNFVFNHKIFAKFTNVKMISKANLVTYRGPTMVANTLHAAAILLKEGGEWDWFINLSASDYPLVTQDDLIHTFSHIPRDLNFIDHTSDIGWKEFQRAKPIIVDPGLYLNKKSDVFWIRQRRSVPTAFKLFTGSAWTALSRPFIDFCIWGWDNLPRTVLMYYANFISTPEGYFHTVICNAQEFCNTTVNSDLHYISWDNPPKQHPHYLTLDDMQRMVDSNAPFARKFHQDDPVLDNIDSELLFRGQDMFVPGGWCIGNRENGTDPCSVVGNITFLRPTAGARRLENLIGSLLSNDNFRSRQCI from the exons ATGAAGAAACTCAAAAGCTTTTACAAAAAACTCAAACATCCACCGATAATGGAAAGCAAATGGATCTATCCACTTGCAATAGCCTCAATTGTTTCCATTTTCATCGTATTCCTTACAACCTTAATTTCACCAAATGGCACTCCTTTAATACCCCTTTCCATTTTCGTCGAATCAAAGCttcaatctttacccatttcCGACGCTTCCCCGCCGCCACGTTTCGCCTACTTAATCTCCGGCTCCGCCGGCGACGGCGGCATGCTGAAACGGACCCTTCAAGCTCTGTACCACCCCAATAACCATTACGTAGTGCACCTTGATGCTGAGTCATCAGCTGAGGAGAGACTTGATTTGCATAATTTTGTGTTTAATCACAAAATTTTTGCTAAATTCACGAATGTAAAAATGATTAGTAAAGCTAATCTTGTTACTTACCGTGGGCCCACTATGGTGGCTAATACTTTACATGCTGCTGCTATATTGTTGAAAGAAGGGGGTGAATGGGATTGGTTTATCAATTTAAGTGCTTCTGATTACCCACTTGTTACTCAAGATG ATCTAATTCATACATTTTCGCATATACCGCGGGATCTTAACTTCATTGATCATACTAGTGACATTGGCTGGAAAGA GTTTCAAAGGGCAAAGCCAATCATTGTTGATCCGGGGTTGTATTTGAATAAGAAATCCGATGTTTTCTGGATTAGACAGAGAAGAAGTGTGCCAACAGCTTTTAAGCTTTTTACAG GGTCTGCTTGGACGGCCCTTTCTCGACCCTTCATTGACTTCTGCATATGGGGTTGGGACAACTTGCCTCGAACTGTACTTATGTACTATGCAAACTTCATCTCAACTCCAGAAGGCTATTTCCACACTGTCATCTGTAACGCTCAGGAGTTCTGCAATACCACAGTAAACAGTGATCTGCACTATATATCGTGGGATAACCCTCCAAAGCAGCATCCTCATTACCTTACACTTGATGACATGCAAAGAATGGTTGACAGTAATGCCCCATTTGCGAGAAAGTTCCATCAAGATGATCCAGTGCTTGACAACATTGATTCTGAACTCCTGTTTCGAGGTCAAGACATGTTTGTCCCCGGTGGCTGGTGCATAGGGAATCGGGAGAATGGGACAGATCCATGCTCCGTAGTGGGTAATATCACATTCCTCAGACCTACTGCAGGGGCAAGGAGATTGGAAAATCTGATTGGCTCTCTCTTATCAAATGACAATTTTCGGTCCAGGCAATGCATATAG
- the LOC107809236 gene encoding beta-glucuronosyltransferase GlcAT14B isoform X1, whose protein sequence is MKKLKSFYKKLKHPPIMESKWIYPLAIASIVSIFIVFLTTLISPNGTPLIPLSIFVESKLQSLPISDASPPPRFAYLISGSAGDGGMLKRTLQALYHPNNHYVVHLDAESSAEERLDLHNFVFNHKIFAKFTNVKMISKANLVTYRGPTMVANTLHAAAILLKEGGEWDWFINLSASDYPLVTQDGKYLIHTFSHIPRDLNFIDHTSDIGWKEFQRAKPIIVDPGLYLNKKSDVFWIRQRRSVPTAFKLFTGSAWTALSRPFIDFCIWGWDNLPRTVLMYYANFISTPEGYFHTVICNAQEFCNTTVNSDLHYISWDNPPKQHPHYLTLDDMQRMVDSNAPFARKFHQDDPVLDNIDSELLFRGQDMFVPGGWCIGNRENGTDPCSVVGNITFLRPTAGARRLENLIGSLLSNDNFRSRQCI, encoded by the exons ATGAAGAAACTCAAAAGCTTTTACAAAAAACTCAAACATCCACCGATAATGGAAAGCAAATGGATCTATCCACTTGCAATAGCCTCAATTGTTTCCATTTTCATCGTATTCCTTACAACCTTAATTTCACCAAATGGCACTCCTTTAATACCCCTTTCCATTTTCGTCGAATCAAAGCttcaatctttacccatttcCGACGCTTCCCCGCCGCCACGTTTCGCCTACTTAATCTCCGGCTCCGCCGGCGACGGCGGCATGCTGAAACGGACCCTTCAAGCTCTGTACCACCCCAATAACCATTACGTAGTGCACCTTGATGCTGAGTCATCAGCTGAGGAGAGACTTGATTTGCATAATTTTGTGTTTAATCACAAAATTTTTGCTAAATTCACGAATGTAAAAATGATTAGTAAAGCTAATCTTGTTACTTACCGTGGGCCCACTATGGTGGCTAATACTTTACATGCTGCTGCTATATTGTTGAAAGAAGGGGGTGAATGGGATTGGTTTATCAATTTAAGTGCTTCTGATTACCCACTTGTTACTCAAGATGGTAAGT ATCTAATTCATACATTTTCGCATATACCGCGGGATCTTAACTTCATTGATCATACTAGTGACATTGGCTGGAAAGA GTTTCAAAGGGCAAAGCCAATCATTGTTGATCCGGGGTTGTATTTGAATAAGAAATCCGATGTTTTCTGGATTAGACAGAGAAGAAGTGTGCCAACAGCTTTTAAGCTTTTTACAG GGTCTGCTTGGACGGCCCTTTCTCGACCCTTCATTGACTTCTGCATATGGGGTTGGGACAACTTGCCTCGAACTGTACTTATGTACTATGCAAACTTCATCTCAACTCCAGAAGGCTATTTCCACACTGTCATCTGTAACGCTCAGGAGTTCTGCAATACCACAGTAAACAGTGATCTGCACTATATATCGTGGGATAACCCTCCAAAGCAGCATCCTCATTACCTTACACTTGATGACATGCAAAGAATGGTTGACAGTAATGCCCCATTTGCGAGAAAGTTCCATCAAGATGATCCAGTGCTTGACAACATTGATTCTGAACTCCTGTTTCGAGGTCAAGACATGTTTGTCCCCGGTGGCTGGTGCATAGGGAATCGGGAGAATGGGACAGATCCATGCTCCGTAGTGGGTAATATCACATTCCTCAGACCTACTGCAGGGGCAAGGAGATTGGAAAATCTGATTGGCTCTCTCTTATCAAATGACAATTTTCGGTCCAGGCAATGCATATAG